Proteins encoded by one window of Yamadazyma tenuis chromosome 2, complete sequence:
- the GSF2 gene encoding glucose repression protein (EggNog:ENOG503NXEY; COG:S), which translates to MSDEKNIVDAAQEAEEGFLECYIRFNDDAEKDYCFQVSVNTQFNDLFRIFSTLPISLRPSIFYSQKPAGFKISTAPGYLTDDGAILFDHDATSEKYLQTIDLSDKIGDKIWPGQLIVPVWERNTFGYYAFVTGLLVWLYTDLPDFVSPTPGICLTNQMSKFVCWVLTKLGKPDLGKVFIEDLYDETGIAPQMVFFCMHLIKVSIIYLLVNLGIFNPIKLFKIPGTKGIKKDVTRDELLHLGWTGSKRSTIEEYREYYRNFRIKQYKSIVEAQQDGLFTRLRVLGVQLKDGEGYNTPLDKKSTLKDLLNKDDIKFTLNYAYLAKLSNLFEKHIGEPEVDINEAVKQFRRYGLCKRDSVIEEIVELRKSVEVKET; encoded by the coding sequence ATGTCTGACGAGAAAAACATCGTGGACGCGGCCCAAGAGGCCGAAGAAGGGTTCTTGGAGTGCTACATCCGCTTCAATGATGACGCCGAAAAGGACTATTGCTTTCAAGTCAGTGTCAACACTCAATTCAACGATCTCTTCCGGATCTTTTCCACCTTGCCTATCAGTTTGAGACCTTCGATTTTTTACTCCCAAAAACCCGCCGGGTTCAAGATCAGCACCGCTCCTGGATACCTTACCGATGACGGTGCCATTCTCTTTGACCACGACGCCACCAGCGAAAAGTATCTCCAGACCATTGACTTGTCAGATAAAATCGGTGACAAGATCTGGCCTGGTCAGTTGATTGTCCCCGTATGGGAACGTAACACCTTTGGCTACTACGCGTTTGTGACGGGATTGTTGGTGTGGCTCTACACCGACTTGCCGGACTTTGTGTCCCCTACCCCAGGGATTTGCTTAACCAATCAGATGTCGAAATTTGTATGCTGGGTGTTAACCAAGTTGGGAAAACCTGACCTTGGAAAAGTGTTCATTGAGGACTTGTATGATGAGACTGGAATCGCCCCACAGATGGTGTTTTTCTGTATGCATCTTATCAAGGTCAGTATCATTtacttgttggtgaaccTTGGGATTTTCAACCCTATCAAACTCTTTAAGATCCCCGGCACAAAGGGCATCAAAAAGGACGTTACTAGAGATGAGTTGTTGCACTTGGGTTGGACCGGGTCCAAGAGATCCACCATTGAAGAGTACCGGGAGTACTACAGAAATTTCAGAATCAAGCAGTACAAATCGATTGTGGAGGCTCAACAAGATGGACTTTTCACTCGCTTGAGAGTGTTGGGAGTGCAATTAAAAGATGGTGAAGGTTACAACACCCCATTGGACAAAAAATCGACtttgaaggacttgttAAATAAGGACGATATCAAGTTCACCTTGAACTATGCGtatttggccaagttgtcgaatttgtttgaaaaacacATTGGCGAGCCAGAGGTGGATATTAACGAGGCCGTCAAGCAGTTTAGAAGATACGGGTTGTGCAAAAGAGACAGTGTGATTGAGGAGATTGTGGAGTTGAGAAAATCGGTGGAGGTTAAGGAGACGTAG
- the PHR2 gene encoding 1,3-beta-glucanosyltransferase (EggNog:ENOG503NX0F; CAZy:CBM43; COG:G; CAZy:GH72), translated as MLFQSLAKVCALAWMSSIAMADDLPAIEIVGNKFFYSNNGSQFLMKGVAYQQDTSNSSSSDSSDFVDPLADGSSCKRDIPYLQELQTNVIRVYALDVTQDHSECMELLQEAGIYVIADLSIPDESINRADPEWTVDLFNRYTGVVDLFHNYTNVLGFFAGNEVTNEVSNTDASAFVKAAVRDTKAYIKAQGYRSIPVGYSANDDTDIRIDLAKYFACGDDDVRADFFGMNMYEWCGSSTFEESGYEKITKAYKNLGIPIFFSEYGCNRVSPRKFQEVGTIYSDEMTDVWSGGIVYMYFQESNDYGLVSIDGDDVSTLVDFNNLKSQLQSISPSYAQSSDVSSTTVTSCPTEGDDWEAATVLPPTPDDQICNCMAKSLECVVDSGVDSDHYDDLFSEVCGYIDCSGINANGTSGDYGAYSGCSSKDRLNFVLNLYYQDQDKSSDACDFDGKATITSSKDTASTCSAILKSAGSSGLGTVSGSVRATSHNITASSSSTSGASGSDDDDESDSSSSSSSSSSSSSGAPQINAFPVLLVSVCLMFGAGVLLA; from the coding sequence ATGTTGTTCCAATCATTAGCTAAAGTCTGTGCCTTGGCGTGGATGTCCTCCATCGCCATGGCCGACGACTTACCTGCCATCGAAATTGTCGGTAACAAGTTCTTCTACTCCAACAACGGAAGtcaatttttgatgaaggGTGTTGCCTACCAACAAGacacctccaactcctcATCTTCTGACAGCTCCGACTTTGTGGATCCTTTGGCCGATGGGTCCAGTTGTAAGAGAGATATTCCTTACTTGCAAGAGTTGCAAACAAATGTCATTAGAGTTTACGCTTTGGACGTCACTCAGGATCACTCCGAGTGTATGGAATTGTTACAAGAAGCTGGGATTTATGTGATTGCAGACTTGTCGATACCCGATGAGTCCATCAACAGAGCCGATCCCGAATGGACCGTcgacttgttcaacagaTATACCGGGGTGGTGGACTTATTCCACAACTACACCAACGTATTGGGATTCTTTGCTGGTAATGAGGTCACTAACGAGGTGTCCAACACCGACGCTTCGGCCTTTGTCAAGGCTGCTGTTAGAGACACCAAGGCCTACATCAAGGCCCAAGGTTACAGACTGATTCCTGTGGGTTACTCTGCCAATGATGATACTGACATCAGAATcgacttggccaagtacttTGCTTGTGGTGACGACGACGTAAGAGCAGACTTTTTTGGTATGAACATGTACGAATGGTGTGGTCTGTCGACCTTTGAGGAATCTGGATACGAAAAGATTACCAAGGCttacaagaacttgggtATTCCTATTTTCTTCTCCGAATATGGTTGCAACCGGGTGAGTCCTAGAAAGTTCCAGGAAGTTGGTACCATCTACTCCGACGAAATGACCGATGTGTGGTCCGGTGGTATTGTGTATATGTACTTCCAGGAATCTAATGACTACGGTTTGGTATCCATTGACGGAGATGATGTGTCTACCTTGGTTGACtttaacaacttgaagtcgCAATTGCAAAGCATTTCTCCATCTTACGCTCAATCCTCCGATGTCTCCAGCACCACCGTCACTTCTTGTCCAACTGAAGGTGACGACTGGGAAGCTGCCACTGTGTTGCCCCCAACTCCAGATGACCAGATCTGTAACTGTATGGCCAAGTCCTTGGAATGTGTGGTTGACTCAGGTGTCGACTCCGACCACTATGACGACTTGTTCTCTGAGGTTTGTGGATACATTGACTGTTCTGGTATCAACGCCAATGGTACTAGCGGAGACTACGGTGCTTACTCAGGATGTTCCTCCAAGGACAGATTGAACTTTGTTCTTAACTTGTACTACCAAGACCAAGACAAGTCTTCTGATGCCTGTGACTTTGATGGTAAAGCTACCATCACCAGTTCAAAAGACACTGCTTCCACTTGTTCCGCCATCTTGAAGTCTGctggttcttctggtttGGGAACTGTCAGCGGTTCCGTCAGAGCTACCTCTCACAACATCACCGCTTCTTCCTCCAGCACTTCTGGTGCCTCTGGctctgatgatgatgatgaaagCGACAGCAGCTCCAGCTCCAGCTCCAGCTCCAGCTCCAGCTCCGGTGCTCCTCAAATCAACGCCTTCCCAGTCTTGTTGGTTTCTGTGTGCTTGATGTTCGGTGCTGGTGTTTTATTGGCTTAG
- the BFA1 gene encoding mitotic check point protein bfa1 (COG:S; EggNog:ENOG503PMTR), with amino-acid sequence MNKRTIRMKSGLSPPPNMSPHRGISKSKSRILSKFQEDEIFGEQEIDLDDEFKTLKLSDFQPMAKKDVRDYAEDFENAGGDLNFKLNPPSEADIKLSPGTLSSSPRRKSLSEYSEDTEVTSGFNDEEFEDIEDVFGKEEPDSSKLYDVLNSKKAKLLHDAEKEEKELIRKYRGEDLTTLKLKNLDIDLIENDKTINYEYTRDDFEDFEEGFENIHKLSFKKSMPSLKTQSSLGMRKFQSSYNLAHDRTRGIDSHPKYNNKLMSKLGRIPSFYNQRKLNEMIEENENFRLTKQQLLQQYQEIDKQHKRTNEKILNLKKSMSMPARRSKGKKIGLVRYLGEDVPNVENSKMKFNNESKNWEGNEIELMKFNSFTTKKPSLIKSNEYNNAKGPNSSNMVFDPINLKWVSKAPEEDVFKGLNELNEPDNKGRGVSNFTARTLSTNVEESDNVFIVSKKLIDRFLKEETKLARRTEYWFNKHDIYDLDAEFNPDYYWDIRKLVMDNE; translated from the coding sequence ATGAATAAACGTACCATTCGCATGAAGTCGGGCTTGAGTCCGCCCCCTAACATGTCACCACACCGAGGTATTTCCAAGAGCAAATCACGAATACTAAGCAAGTTCCAAGAGGACGAGATATTTGGTGAGCAGGAGATCGATCTCGATGACGAGTTCAAGACCCTCAAACTACTGGACTTTCAGCCGATGGCCAAGAAGGACGTTCGAGACTACGCAGAAGACTTTGAGAACGCTGGTGGAGACTTGAATTTCAAGTTAAATCCTCCTTCAGAAGCAGATATAAAGCTTAGTCCAGGAACTCTTAGCAGCTCTCCCAGAAGAAAGTCGCTTAGTGAATACAGTGAAGATACCGAGGTGACGTCTGGTTTCAATGACGAAGAGTTTGAGGATATCGAGGACGTCTTCGGCAAAGAAGAACCCGACTCGTCAAAGCTTTACGATGTGCTAAACAGTaagaaggccaagttgCTCCACGACGCtgagaaggaagagaaggaatTAATACGGAAGTACCGAGGGGAAGACCTCACCAcgttgaaattgaagaacctCGACATcgacttgattgaaaatgataaAACAATCAACTACGAATACACACGAGACGATTTCGAGGATTTCGAGGAAGGGTTCGAAAACATCCACAAGCTCAGcttcaagaaatcgatGCCCAGTCTCAAAACCCAGTCGTCTTTGGGCATGAGGAAGTTTCAATCGAGCTACAACTTAGCCCATGACAGGACCCGTGGAATAGACTCACATCCTAAGTACAACAATAAGCTCATGAGCAAACTTGGCCGGATTCCATCCTTCTACAACCAGCGTAAGCTCAACGAGATGATCGAGGAGAATGAGAACTTCCGCTTGACCAAACAACAGTTGCTTCAGCAGTACCAGGAGATTGACAAACAGCATAAGCGCACAAACgaaaagatcttgaatcTCAAGAAGTCCATGTCGATGCCGGCGAGAAGAAGCAAGGGCAAGAAGATAGGTTTGGTGCGTTATCTCGGAGAAGATGTTCCCAATGTGGAGAACTCCAaaatgaagttcaacaacgaGCTGAAAAACTGGGAAGGTAACGAGATTGAGTTAATGAAATTCAATAgcttcaccaccaaaaagccttcgttgatcaagtccaacgaGTATAACAACGCCAAGGGCCCCAACTCTTCCAATATGGTGTTTGATCCGATAAACTTGAAGTGGGTGTCAAAAGCacctgaagaagatgtaTTTAAGGGCCTCAACGAACTTAACGAACCCGACAACAAGGGCCGTGGGGTCAGCAACTTCACGGCCCGAACATTATCTACCAACGTTGAGGAATCTGACAACGTCTTCATTGTGTCAAAGAAGCTCATTGATCGGTTCTTAAAAGAAGAGACAAAGTTGGCTAGGCGAACCGAATACTGGTTCAATAAGCACGATATATATGACTTGGACGCCGAGTTCAATCCCGACTATTACTGGGACATTCGCAAACTAGTTATGGATAATGAGTAA
- a CDS encoding 1,3-beta-glucan synthase component Fks3 (EggNog:ENOG503P1QM; COG:M), with protein sequence MSTDNNYDTCEPTTSEALSDYQLFQDFNVPLTASHSVKEDLFSVQAYPSWCPENGAQLSQEDIKSIFFKLKAVFGFQTDSCENMFEFFMTQVDSRSSRMPCSQALLSLHSDYIGGNRSNYKKWYFMAHLELDEGITTSNIWKNYSKYARKSNRNKLTNMNNENSMLGLEIKWKTKMSKLSEADCVTQVALYLLIWGEANNVRFMPECLCFIFKCALDYYDSHLEEGKINFLQEVITPIYKFIRNQQYKMVDGNWVKNTRDHDAIIGYDDVNQFFWFPENIKRIKLADGTLLIDCPRNLRFLNFKMVMWGSCLYKTYFEKRTWLHLLTNFSRVWIIHISMFWFYTSFNSPSLYTHNYDPLTDNKPAPQVQWTIVSLGGSIACIIAFFAVIFEMVFVPRQWPGSQHLFGKLVLLLLLTMVNVAPSVYILGFLPYDAYSVHGRWVGIGQFVISITSVLYLSIKPPSTYFESIIKPNTGFIKAKIFTSSFPKLSSRGQKFSALLWLSVILLKSFESYMFLTLSLRDPIRELWSMDLSRCHGDVIFQRLLCAYHARLLLGLLFITDLVLFFLDTYLWYIILNCLFSIILSFSSGLSVCTPWRNIFLRLPERICSKLIILNGDSKTETTQLVAHIWNSIIISMYREHILPLEQAKKLIYELTDDADIGYGEKNVLVKAPSFFIFQGDNSFSMKDYITMGKEAQRRISFFAQSLTSPISEPIPTTAIPSFTVLIPHYSEKILLSLKEIIKEDKGSKVSILDYLKLLNKSDWNAFVQDTKILTNIPDRPPTPERKENHADLPYYYIGFKDSLPEYTLRTRIWASLRTQTLYRTVSGFINYEAALKILFKSEDVNFKYKNNLYPELVKDELHRFAERKFRLLISLQKYQKFSVEEKENVKYLVEAFPNIKIAYIEEESDQDTNETTYYSTLLDFTKTDSNGNFKKRLRVQLSGNPILGDGKSDNQNQSIIFYRGEYIQVIDANQDNYLEECLKIKSVLADFEEYNLDIDEEYNPNIFKPTKDPVAILGAREYIFSENIGVVGDVAAAKEQTFGTLFARTLAEIGSKLHYGHPDFLNGIFMTTRGGISKAQKGLHLNEDIYAGMMATCRGGRIKHCDYYQCGKGRDLGFNTVLNFTVKIGAGMGEQILSREHFYMGTSLPIDRFLSFYYAHAGFHLNNLFISLSVSLFMLVLLNLGALKHETIICSYGPHNPTTDIRQPLGCYNIQTVLNWVTRFVLSVFICFFISFLPLLFQELIEKGVLRAVSRIFFHFISLSPIFEVFVCQIYAKSLEDNITYGTAKYIATGRGFATVRQPFTSLFSRYSSLSLYKGSTFFLTVLFSCITMWQPSLLWFFISFISMCLAPILFNPHQFSFAKFFLDYRELMRWFSRGNYKWHNSSWYGYQKVQRSKVLGYKKTVISTYGRNVTDNRKRTSKLHQFSSQVLLPFIPLFFNLTAFMFMNAQTGVRRPKEVNPLIRIVLVALLPLMSNVVVLALGFALSCILGSIFRFRKFSSTMAAIGHGIASVITMVTFEVLLYLESWNFSRALCGFILVISIHGMLRNILFLFLTKELKDDTANHSWWSGRWFNQGLKLLVITQPVRELSVKLVEMMSFSYDFLLCQGILFCVFPLLFVPFIDKLHTIMLFWSEYNKNNFRSAIISKRLQRKRRRIVILHFILFTTMLVIFIGLATGPVFASRYIPELKEVSVFPVPDVFHKLVQPNHQNHNDTGPEAPPTVLRERPEMSSMKSVF encoded by the coding sequence ATGTCTACAGATAACAACTATGACACCTGCGAACCCACTACATCAGAAGCACTCAGTGACTATCAGCTTTTTCAGGACTTCAACGTTCCACTCACCGCTTCCCACTCTGTGAAGGAAGatttgtttctggtgcAAGCTTATCCTTCCTGGTGTCCTGAAAATGGAGCACAACTTTCCCAAGAGGATATCAAACTGatatttttcaagttgaaagcaGTATTTGGGTTCCAGACTGACAGCTGCGAGAACATGTTTGAGTTTTTTATGACTCAGGTGGACTCGAGATCAAGTCGAATGCCATGTTCTCAGGCACTTCTATCACTTCATTCAGACTACATTGGAGGCAACAGATCCAACTACAAGAAGTGGTACTTTATGGCTCACCTTGAGTTGGATGAAGGGATTACCACGTCCAATATTTGGAAGAACTACTCCAAGTATGCTAGGAAATCGAACAGAAATAAGCTCACGAATATGAATAATGAGAACAGTATGCTTGGATTAGAGATCAAGTGGAAGACAAAAATGCTGAAATTATCAGAAGCAGATTGTGTGACTCAGGTTGcattgtacttgttgatttggGGAGAAGCAAATAATGTCAGATTCATGCCCGAGTGTCTTTGTTTTATCTTCAAGTGCGCTTTGGACTACTATGATAGCCACTTAGAAGAAGgcaaaatcaacttcttgcAAGAGGTCATCACTCCCATCTACAAGTTTATTAGAAATCAGCAATATAAGATGGTGGACGGGAATTGGGTGAAAAACACCAGAGATCATGATGCCATTATCGGCTATGACGATGTCAACcaatttttttggtttcctGAAAACATTAAACgaatcaagttggcagATGGCACCTTGTTAATTGATTGTCCAAGAAATCTCCggttcttgaacttcaaaatggtgatgtGGGGTTCTTGCCTTTACAAAACATATTTTGAAAAAAGAACATGGTTACATTTGTTGACAAATTTCAGCAGAGTTTGGATTATTCACATCTCCATGTTTTGGTTTTACACCAGTTTCAACTCCCCTTCTTTGTACACCCACAACTATGACCCTTTGACAGATAATAAGCCTGCTCCCCAAGTACAGTGGACAATAGTTTCGCTTGGAGGATCTATTGCTTGTATCATAGCGTTTTTTGCAGTCATATTTGAGATGGTATTTGTTCCCCGACAATGGCCTGGTTCTCAACACTTATTTGGGAAATTGGTGCTTCTACTACTTCTAACAATGGTTAATGTTGCTCCAAGTGTTTACATTTTGGGATTCTTACCTTATGATGCTTATTCAGTTCACGGAAGATGGGTCGGAATCGGACAGTTTGTGATCTCGATCACTTCGGTGCTATATTTGTCCATAAAACCACCACTGACATACTTTGAGTCTATTATTAAGCCCAACACAGGCTTCATTAAAGCCAAGATTTTCACATCCCTGTTCCCGAAGTTGAGTTCTAGAGGCCAAAAGTTTTCGGCTCTTTTGTGGTTGTCGGTTATTCTCTTGAAATCGTTTGAATCATACATGTTCTTGACTTTATCTTTGAGAGATCCTATCAGAGAGTTGTGGTCAATGGATTTATCAAGGTGCCATGGAGATGTGATTTTCCAGAGACTCTTGTGTGCGTACCACGCGAGATTGCTTTTGGGTCTCCTTTTCATCACCGATTTGGTCTTATTCTTTTTGGATACCTACTTGTGGTACATTATCCTAAACTGTTTGTTTTCTATTATCttgtcattttcatcaGGACTATCAGTTTGCACCCCATGGAGAAACATATTTCTAAGGTTGCCGGAAAGGATTTGCAGCAAGTTGATCATTCTTAATGGAGATTCTAAAACGGAGACTACGCAGTTGGTTGCTCACATCTGGAACAGTATTATCATTTCAATGTACAGGGAACACATTTTGCCATTGGAACAagccaaaaagttgatctATGAATTGACTGATGATGCAGATATTGGATATGGAGAGAAAAATGTCTTGGTTAAAGCTCCTCTGTTCTTCATATTCCAAGGCGATAATAGTTTCAGCATGAAGGACTATATAACAATGGGAAAAGAGGCACAACGAAGGATAAGCTTTTTTGCCCAGTCTTTAACCAGTCCGATCTCTGAGCCAATTCCAACCACCGCAATACCATCTTTCACGGTGCTCATTCCACACTATTCTGAGAAGATTCTTTTAAGcttgaaggaaatcatcaaggaaGATAAAGGTTCAAAGGTATCAATATTGgactacttgaagttgttgaataaaTCTGACTGGAACGCCTTTGTGCAAGACACAAAGATTTTAACCAATATTCCTGATAGaccaccaacaccagaAAGAAAGGAGAACCATGCCGATTTGCCTTACTACTATATTGGCTTCAAGGACTCCCTACCCGAGTATACTCTTAGAACAAGAATCTGGGCTTCCTTAAGAACCCAAACCTTATACAGAACTGTGTCGGGGTTCATTAACTATGAAGCTGCCCTCAAaatattgttcaagtcagAAGATGTGAATTTTAAGTATAAGAATAACTTGTATCCTGAATTAGTCAAGGATGAGCTTCACAGATTTGCTGAGAGAAAGTTCAGGCTTTTGATTTCACTTCAAAAATACCAGAAGTTTAGTGTCGAGGAAAAGGAAAACGTCAAGTATTTAGTGGAAGCATTTCCCAATATTAAAATCGCCTAcatcgaagaagaatctgATCAAGATACTAATGAAACTACCTATTACTCCACTTTGTTAGATTTCACCAAAACAGACTCCAATGGAAATTTCAAGAAGAGGTTGAGAGTCCAACTCTCCGGTAACCCCATTCTAGGTGATGGGAAATCAGATAATCAGAACCAATCGATAATCTTCTACCGAGGCGAGTACATTCAGGTAATAGATGCAAACCAAGATAATTACTTGGAGGAGTGCTTGAAGATCAAATCAGTATTGGcagattttgaagaatataaCTTGGATATCGATGAAGAGTACAACCCCAACATTTTCAAACCAACCAAAGATCCTGTTGCAATACTTGGGGCAAGAGAGTACATTTTTTCCGAGAACATCGGAGTGGTTGGAGATGTTGCAGCAGCTAAGGAACAAACTTTTGGTACTTTGTTCGCCAGAACTCTCGCTGAAATTGGTAGTAAGCTTCACTACGGACATCCCGATTTCTTGAATGGAATTTTCATGACAACTAGGGGAGGAATTTCCAAAGCTCAGAAAGGTTTGCACCTCAATGAAGACATCTATGCTGGAATGATGGCAACCTGTCGAGGAGGAAGAATAAAGCACTGTGACTACTATCAGTGTGGGAAAGGCCGTGATTTGGGGTTTAATACTGTACTTAACTTTACCGTCAAAATCGGTGCTGGAATGGGAGAACAAATACTTTCAAGAGAGCATTTCTATATGGGAACTTCCTTACCCATAGATCGATTCTTATCTTTTTACTATGCACATGCCGGATTTCACCtcaataacttgttcatATCCTTGTCGGTGCTGTTATTTATGTTGGTGTTGCTCAATCTTGGTGCTTTGAAACACGAAACCATAATCTGCAGCTATGGCCCCCACAACCCAACAACCGATATCAGACAGCCTCTTGGATGCTACAACATCCAAACAGTGCTCAATTGGGTTACCAGGTTTGTGTTGTCTGTGTTTATCTGTTTCTTCATATCGTTCTTGCCATTATTGTTTCAAGAGTTAATTGAAAAGGGAGTTCTCAGGGCAGTTTCAAGAATATTCTTCCACTTTATTTCCCTATCACCAATATTCGAAGTGTTTGTGTGCCAGATTTATGCTAAATCCCTTGAAGATAACATTACATATGGAACTGCCAAGTATATTGCAACTGGTAGAGGGTTTGCAACTGTTCGACAGCCATTTACGTCATTATTCTCAAGGTACTCGTCGCTCTCGTTGTATAAGGGTTCGACATTCTTTTTGACTGTCTTGTTCTCTTGTATCACCATGTGGCAGccttctcttctttggttcTTCATCAGTTTCATCTCCATGTGCCTTGCACCCATACTTTTCAATCCTCACCAGTTTTCATTTgccaaattcttcttggactATCGAGAGCTCATGAGATGGTTCTCCAGAGGAAACTACAAATGGCACAACTCTTCTTGGTATGGTTACCAGAAAGTTCAACGGTCCAAGGTCTTGGGATACAAGAAAACAGTTATAAGTACTTATGGGCGTAATGTCACCGATAATCGAAAGAGAACCTCAaaacttcaccaatttAGCAGCCAGGTGCTTCTTCCATTTATTCCattatttttcaacttgactgCATTCATGTTTATGAATGCCCAAACAGGGGTACGGAGACCAAAGGAAGTGAACCCCCTTATAAGAATTGTCTTGGTGGCATTACTACCATTGATGTCTAATGTTGTAGTTTTAGCACTTGGGTTTGCGCTCTCGTGCATCTTAGGTTCCATTTTCCGGTTCAGAAAGTTCTCCAGTACTATGGCAGCTATAGGCCACGGAATCGCCCTGGTAATTACCATGGTCACCTTTGAGGTTCTCCTTTATCTAGAGTCCTGGAACTTTTCACGAGCACTCTGCGGGTTCATATTGGTAATATCTATTCACGGAATGCTCAGAAACATCCTCTTCCTTTTCCTCACCAAAGAACTCAAAGACGACACCGCCAACCATTCCTGGTGGTCTGGAAGGTGGTTCAATCAAGGCTTGAAACTTCTTGTGATAACCCAGCCGGTGAGAGAGCTCCTGGTCAAACTAGTGGAAATGATGTCATTCAGCTATGACTTCTTACTTTGTCAGGGAATTTTGTTTTGTGTGTTTCCACTTCTTTTCGTTCCTTTCATCGATAAGCTCCACACCATTATGTTATTCTGGTCTGAatacaacaaaaacaacttcCGTTCTGCGATTATTTCAAAAAGGCTCCAACGAAAGAGACGGCGGATTGTGATACTTCATTTTATTCTTTTCACCACTATGTTAGTCATTTTCATTGGCCTCGCTACGGGACCCGTATTCGCGTCAAGGTACATCCCCGAGCTAAAGGAGGTATCGGTATTCCCGGTACCAGACGTCTTCCATAAACTAGTGCAGCCTAATCATCAGAACCACAATGACACGGGTCCTGAAGCTCCACCAACCGTTCTTCGTGAAAGGCCCGAAATGTCGTCGATGAAATCTGTGTTTTAG
- the QDR1_2 gene encoding multidrug transporter (COG:S; EggNog:ENOG503NU52) translates to MLIICMLIYIAATIALSQANAYWLLAVLRCIQAGGIGPVIAISSGVSGDICTVADRGGFVGLVSGLQLTGNAFGGLIGAGMIHSYGWRGIFVMSAIGAGITMMVVILVLPETIRSIVGNGTVKPKICVNIAPIYLLKRFRSRWLVNQTETLSPKTKLNLLAPFKILFHFKTLCVLFSPAIKFAVWTMTLTSLTLLEGDGYNYTVLKVGYMYLPQGVTCFAGSLVSGRLLNWSYKRSKKLYDDRYQDVPMAERPKFNVLRTRIYVSFVPTGLQFIGIMIYGWCLQYKMNIASIIIATCLVSYSSSSAIAIYSTVLVDMNPQNASLGVSLMNLTRCCTAALCVGILSRMTGAMGLGGTYTFWAGIGIVADTLLIYVAWYRNDTS, encoded by the coding sequence ATGCTTATAATCTGTATGTTGATATATATTGCTGCTACCATCGCCTTATCACAAGCAAATGCCTACTGGCTTCTAGCAGTTCTAAGATGTATCCAAGCCGGTGGGATCGGTCCTGTTATTGCCATTTCCTCAGGAGTCTCAGGTGACATTTGTACTGTAGCTGATAGAGGAGGATTTGTGGGACTTGTAAGTGGATTACAGCTCACTGGAAATGCATTCGGAGGACTTATTGGTGCCGGAATGATCCACTCCTATGGATGGAGAGGTATATTTGTGATGTCTGCTATTGGAGCCGGAATCACGATGATGGTGGTAATTCTCGTGCTTCCAGAAACCATTCGACTGATAGTAGGAAATGGTACCGTCAAGCCTAAGATCTGTGTGAACATCGCTCCTATTTACTTGCTCAAACGGTTCAGAAGCCGGTGGTTGGTCAATCAGACGGAGACATTGTCTCCCAAGACCAAACTAAACCTCTTGGCCCCGTTCAAAATTCTCTTCCACTTTAAGACTTTGTGTGTTTTGTTTTCGCCTGCCATAAAGTTTGCAGTGTGGACAATGACATTGACATCACTTACTCTTTTGGAGGGTGATGGCTACAACTACACCGTTCTTAAGGTGGGATATATGTACTTGCCTCAAGGAGTGACTTGTTTTGCTGGATCATTGGTATCTGGGAGATTGTTGAATTGGTCTTACAAACGAAGCAAGAAGTTGTATGACGACAGGTATCAAGATGTACCAATGGCCGAGAGACCCAAATTTAATGTTCTTCGTACAAGAATCTATGTGAGCTTTGTGCCCACTGGGTTGCAATTCATAGGGATCATGATTTACGGGTGGTGTTTACAGTATAAAATGAACATTGCTTCGATCATCATCGCCACATGCTTGGTGTCgtactcttcttcatctgctATTGCCATTTATTCTACGGTGTTGGTGGACATGAATCCTCAAAATGCTTCTCTTGGGGTATCTCTCATGAATTTGACGAGATGTTGCACGGCTGCACTTTGCGTGGGTATCCTTTCAAGAATGACAGGTGCTATGGGACTTGGGGGTACTTATACTTTCTGGGCAGGTATTGGGATCGTTGCGGATACCTTATTGATTTATGTGGCATGGTATAGGAATGACACCAGTTAA